A window of Pararhodobacter sp. genomic DNA:
TGAAAAACGTGATCGCCATTGCCGCCGGGATCACCATTGGCGCGGGGCTTGGTGAAAGCGCGCGCGCGGCGCTGATGACCCGCGGCTTTGCCGAGATCAACCGACTGGCACAAGCCCGCGGCGCCCATGCCGAGACCTTGCTGGGCCTGTCGGGGTTCGGCGATCTGGTGCTGACCTGTACCTCGGAGAAATCGCGCAACTACCGCTATGGGATGGCGATTGGCGCCGGGCAGGTGCCCGATGCGTCGATCACCGTCGAGGGGGTGATGACCGCCCATGCCGTCGCCGCCGGTGCCGATCCTGATCTGATGCCGGTGGTGTGCATGGTCTCGGCGTTGCTGAACGGCAAGGTCGGGTTGGCCGAGGCGCAGGACTTGCTGTTGTCGCGCCCCTTGCGCCAAGAGCGCGGCTGACCTGTCAAACGGACGCGCTGGCGCGCGACACGATGCTTTTCGCAGGGGGCTTTCAGCCCCCTCTTGGCTGCGCCAATTCACCCCCTGAGGATATTTCGGGAACAAAGACGGTTGGTTCGTGCCCAGAGCGTCGCGGCGAAAAAGCCACAGGGGGGGTGCGCAACTGACCGAAATGGTTTCGTTTTTCTGGACCTGAGGCCTTTGGCACGGTAACGTGCGGCAATACGGGGCGCGATGATCCCGAAAAACGAGGCAGTCCATGGCATTTCCAGAGCGGTTTTCGAACCTGCCGGAGTACGCATTCCCGCGTTTGCGCGCGTTGCTTGATCATCACCAGCCCGGTGGTGACCCGATCGCCATGACCATTGGCGAGCCGCGTCATCCTATGCCGCATTTTGTGGCGCAGGTGTTGAATGACGCTATCGGTGGGTTTGCGCGGTATCCGGCCAATGATGGCACTCCGGCGTTGCTGGGGGCGATCTCGGGGTGGATCGCGCGGCGCTATGGGGTCGAGGTGGCGCAGGATCGGCTGATGGCGCTGAACGGCACGCGGGAGGGGTTGTTCAATGCGGCCCTCGCGCTGTCGCCCGAGGAGAAGAACGGCCAGAGGCCGGTCATTCTGATGCCGAACCCGTTTTATCAGGTCTATGCGATCGGGGCGTTGACGGCCGGGGCCGAGCCGATGTTCGTGCCCGCGACCTCGATGACCGGGCATTTGCCGGATTTCGCCGGGCTGCCGGCGGAGGTTTTGGACCGGGTGACGGTGGCCTATATTTGCTCGCCCGCCAATCCGCAGGGGGCGGTGGCCAGTCGCGCGTATTGGGTGGCGCTGTTGGCGCTGGCCGAAAAGCATGATTTCCGCGTGTTTGCCGATGAGTGCTATGCCGAAATCTACCGCGAGACGCCCCCGGTAGGGGTGTTGGAGGTGGCGGCGCAGATCGGTGCGGACCCCGAGCGGGTGTTGAGTTTTCATTCGTTGTCGAAGCGGTCGAACTTGCCGGGGTTGCGCTCGGGTTTTGTGGCCGGCGGGCGCGCGTCGATCAAGGCGATCCGGCAGTTGCGGGCCTATGCCGGTGCGCCGTTGCCCGAGCCGTTGCAGGCGGTGGCCGCCGCGGCCTGGGCCGATGAGGCGCATGTGAGCGAGAGCCGCGCGCTGTATCAGCGCAAATACCGGATGGCCGACGAAATTCTGGGCGGTTTGAACGCCTATACACCGCCCGAAGCGGGCTTTTTCCTGTGGTTGCCGGTCGCCGATGGCGAAGCGGCGGCTTTGAAACTCTGGCGTGAAACCGGCGTCCGTGTGCTGCCGGGCGCCTATCTATCGCGAGATGTGGGCGGGCAGAACCCCGGCGCTGGGTATATCCGGGTGGCTTTGGTCACCTCGGAGGACGAGACCCGGCGCGGCCTGACCCTGCTGCGCGATTGCCTTTATGCGTGAGGACAAAATGGCATCCTATCCCAGCCCCCAACGCGAACCATTTCTGGACAGCCGGTTGCAGGAGATCCTGAGCCAGCGCGGCAAGGAGTTGTTGGGCCTGTGCCTGATCGGCGTCGGCTTGATCCTGGCGCTGGTGCTCGGGTCCTATGCCCCCGAAGATCCGTCATGGTGGGCGGCAACCGATGAGCCGGCGCGCAACGCGCTGGGCCGGTTGGGCGCGGGCATTGCCGGGCCGATGATGTTCATGATCGGCAAAGCCTCGTGGGGGATGGTGCTGGCGCTGTGTGTCTGGGGGTTGCGGCTGGTGATCCATCAGGGCGAGCAGAACATCATGGGGCGCACCCTGTTCGTGCCGATTGCCATCGCTTTGGCGACGATCTGGCTGGCCATGTTGGTGCCGTCTGCGGCCTGGGTCGCGGATTATGGTCTGGGCGGGCAGTTCGGCGATGCGGTTTTGGGCGCGGTTCTGACCGCGCTGCCGCTGACCTCGACCTTCGGATTCAACATCCTGACGATCCTGGTGTTTGGCGGGACCCTGACGCTGTGGCTCTATGTCCTGGGGTCGTCGGTGCCCGAGGTTTTGCGCATTGGCGGGTTCCTGTTGTCAGGTCTGATCCTGAGCTATGCCGGGTTGTTGTCGATCCTGGGCGGGTCTTTGCGTGGGGTTGGTGGTTTGGCGGTGCGCGGCCATGACGGCTGGCAAACGCGGCGTCATGCGCAGGCGCAGGCGCGACAGGCCGCCGAACACGCGGCGGCGGCGCATCCCGCATGGCAGCAGCCGCTGACGCAATGGCCGGATCAGGACCACGCGTACCGTGCGCCGCGCATCCATCGTGCCGAAGGCGGGATGCCGCCGCCACTGCGCGCGGCGGAGCGCCCCGATTATGCACCCTATGATCAGCCGGAATTTGCGCCCACGCCGCCCCGCAACCCCGATGTTCATACGCGGGTCGTCAATCCGGGCGTCGGTGCGCCGCGTCGGTCGGAGCCGACCATGCCGCCGCCTGTACACCCCGCGCCCGCCCCCGCCGAACATTGGGGCCAGCCAGAGCGTCAGGGCTTGCTGGCGCGCGTCTCGAATCTGGGTCGGCGCCGCACGGAAGCCGAGCCGCAGGCTTGGGCGCCCGAAGGCGAGTTGGTCGAGCCGTCGATGGCCCCGCAAGCGATGGGGGCCTTGGCGCCGACCGATGATCGCATCCGCACGCGCATCACCGATGTGATCCGCACCCGCAAACAGGTCAAGCCGGTCTTGCGGTTCGATCCCAACCAGCGGCCCGTGTCGCCGCCTGCCGCCCCGCCCCATGTCGAGCCGCCACTGACCGCCGCGCGCCGCGCGCCGTCTTTGGGTGGCGCCGCCCCTGCGCGCGGTCAGCCTGTGCCAGCCGCGCCCGCGGTGCCGATGCAGGGGATCGGGTACAGCCACAGTTTTGGCATCAACCCGACGCTTGGTGCGTTTTCTGGCGCGGTCCAGACCGGGTTCGACAGGTTTGAGGCCGAAGAGGACGCGTTGATCGAGGACGATGACGATCTGGACGACCGCTATGAGGCCCCGACAACCCGCACGGCGCAGCAGCCTCTGAACCGACGTGTGGTGCAGACGGCGCGCAACCGCACGCCCGCGCCCTCGCGTCAGGCAAAGGCCGAAGCGCAGCCGACCCTGCCCTTCGAGGCGCGGCGTCAGGCGTTTGAACTGCCGCCCTTGAGCCTGCTGTCGGATCCGTCGCGCGTGGAGCGATTCTCGCTGTCCAACGAAGCGCTGGAAGAAAACGCCCGTATGTTGGAAAGCGTTCTGGAGGATTACGGCGTGCGCGGCGAGATCGTCAGCGTGCGCCCGGGCCCGGTGGTGACGATGTATGAACTCGAGCCCGCGCCGGGCTTGAAAGCCTCGCGGGTGATCGGCCTGTCGGATGATATCGCGCGCTCCATGTCGGCGCTGTCGGCGCGGGTTTCGACGGTGCCGGGACGCTCGGTGATCGGCATCGAATTGCCCAATGTCCGGCGCGAAAAGGTTGTGCTGCGCGAAATCCTGGGCGCACGCGACTTTGGCGACAGCCAGCAGAAACTGCCGCTGGCCCTGGGCAAGGACATCGGCGGCGAGGCGATCGTGGCCAACCTTGCGAAGATGCCGCACCTGCTGATTGCCGGGACCACGGGTTCGGGCAAATCGGTGGCGATCAACACGATGATCCTGTCGCTGCTCTATAAACTGACGCCGCAGGAATGCCGGATGATCATGATCGACCCCAAGATGCTGGAATTGAGCGTCTATGATGGCATTCCGCATCTGCTCAGCCCGGTGGTGACCGACCCGAAAAAGGCGGTGGTCGCGCTGAAATGGGTCGTCGGCGAAATGGAAGAACGCTATCGCAAGATGTCCAAGATGGGCGTGCGCAACATCGACGGCTATAATGGTCGCGTGCACGAGGCGCTTAGCAAGAACGAGATGTTCAAGCGCACGGTGCAGACCGGATTCGACGATGAAACCGGCGATCCGGTGTTCGAGACCGAGGAATTCGCGCCCGAGGTGCTGCCGTATATCGTCGTGATCGTCGATGAGATGGCCGACCTGATGATGGTCGCGGGCAAGGAGATCGAAGCCTGCATCCAGCGGCTTGCGCAAATGGCGCGCGCCTCGGGGATTCACCTGATCATGGCCACCCAGCGCCCGTCGGTGGACGTGATCACCGGTACGATCAAGGCGAACTTCCCGACGCGGATCTCGTTCCAGGTGACCTCGAAAATCGACTCGCGGACCATTCTGGGCGAACAAGGCGCCGAG
This region includes:
- a CDS encoding aminotransferase class I/II-fold pyridoxal phosphate-dependent enzyme; its protein translation is MAFPERFSNLPEYAFPRLRALLDHHQPGGDPIAMTIGEPRHPMPHFVAQVLNDAIGGFARYPANDGTPALLGAISGWIARRYGVEVAQDRLMALNGTREGLFNAALALSPEEKNGQRPVILMPNPFYQVYAIGALTAGAEPMFVPATSMTGHLPDFAGLPAEVLDRVTVAYICSPANPQGAVASRAYWVALLALAEKHDFRVFADECYAEIYRETPPVGVLEVAAQIGADPERVLSFHSLSKRSNLPGLRSGFVAGGRASIKAIRQLRAYAGAPLPEPLQAVAAAAWADEAHVSESRALYQRKYRMADEILGGLNAYTPPEAGFFLWLPVADGEAAALKLWRETGVRVLPGAYLSRDVGGQNPGAGYIRVALVTSEDETRRGLTLLRDCLYA
- a CDS encoding DNA translocase FtsK, whose translation is MASYPSPQREPFLDSRLQEILSQRGKELLGLCLIGVGLILALVLGSYAPEDPSWWAATDEPARNALGRLGAGIAGPMMFMIGKASWGMVLALCVWGLRLVIHQGEQNIMGRTLFVPIAIALATIWLAMLVPSAAWVADYGLGGQFGDAVLGAVLTALPLTSTFGFNILTILVFGGTLTLWLYVLGSSVPEVLRIGGFLLSGLILSYAGLLSILGGSLRGVGGLAVRGHDGWQTRRHAQAQARQAAEHAAAAHPAWQQPLTQWPDQDHAYRAPRIHRAEGGMPPPLRAAERPDYAPYDQPEFAPTPPRNPDVHTRVVNPGVGAPRRSEPTMPPPVHPAPAPAEHWGQPERQGLLARVSNLGRRRTEAEPQAWAPEGELVEPSMAPQAMGALAPTDDRIRTRITDVIRTRKQVKPVLRFDPNQRPVSPPAAPPHVEPPLTAARRAPSLGGAAPARGQPVPAAPAVPMQGIGYSHSFGINPTLGAFSGAVQTGFDRFEAEEDALIEDDDDLDDRYEAPTTRTAQQPLNRRVVQTARNRTPAPSRQAKAEAQPTLPFEARRQAFELPPLSLLSDPSRVERFSLSNEALEENARMLESVLEDYGVRGEIVSVRPGPVVTMYELEPAPGLKASRVIGLSDDIARSMSALSARVSTVPGRSVIGIELPNVRREKVVLREILGARDFGDSQQKLPLALGKDIGGEAIVANLAKMPHLLIAGTTGSGKSVAINTMILSLLYKLTPQECRMIMIDPKMLELSVYDGIPHLLSPVVTDPKKAVVALKWVVGEMEERYRKMSKMGVRNIDGYNGRVHEALSKNEMFKRTVQTGFDDETGDPVFETEEFAPEVLPYIVVIVDEMADLMMVAGKEIEACIQRLAQMARASGIHLIMATQRPSVDVITGTIKANFPTRISFQVTSKIDSRTILGEQGAEQLLGMGDMLYMAGGSKITRIHGPFVSDEEVEEIVTHLKSFGPADYIGGVLDGPDPDSVSDIDAVLGLGDSGGEDALYDQAVAIVARDRKCSTSYIQRKLAIGYNKAARLVEQMEDDGVVSSANHVGKREILVPEGQ